The following proteins are co-located in the Rippkaea orientalis PCC 8801 genome:
- a CDS encoding NAD+ synthase: MKIAIAQLNPIIGDLANNAQKINDAAQFAASQNARLLLTPELSLCGYPPRDLLLNPSFVKSLSLELEQLSKKIPPQLAVLVGTVTANTDAYIKGEKPLFNSVAWLENGQIKQIFHKRLLPNYDVFDEARYFEPGRQSNYFQLTDFESSEILKIGVTICEDLWNDQEFWGQKYYEHNPLADLIDFGVDLIVNLSASPYTVGKQKIREKMIKYSSQRYQIPIVYTNQIGGNDDLIFDGNSFVVNRQGKIALRLKGFEENIQVVDFDLKAKDFCSSSLNDHTTIEEEEIWLALVLGLKDYAKKCGFSKAVLGLSGGIDSSLVAAIATEALGKDNVLGLLMPSPFSSEHSITDAEALVKNLGINSYKFPIEDVMNSYDTLLHPLFLGTEFGIAEENLQSRIRGNLLMAIANKFGYLLLSTGNKSEMAVGYCTLYGDMNGGLAVISDVPKTRVFSLCQWLNRHTEVIPHNVLIKPPSAELKPNQVDQDSLPPYDILDEILDRLIHRHQSVSQIHDAGFDLAVINKILKLVIRAEFKRKQAPPGLKVTDRAFGTGWRMPIASRWKID, translated from the coding sequence AATTATCGTTATGTGGCTATCCTCCCCGTGATTTATTGCTCAATCCTAGTTTCGTTAAATCCCTGTCACTTGAGTTAGAACAACTGTCCAAAAAAATACCACCTCAATTAGCTGTTTTAGTAGGAACAGTTACAGCAAATACTGATGCTTATATCAAGGGAGAAAAGCCGCTTTTTAACAGTGTTGCTTGGCTAGAAAATGGTCAAATTAAGCAAATTTTTCATAAACGACTTTTACCAAATTACGATGTCTTTGATGAGGCACGTTATTTTGAACCAGGAAGACAAAGTAATTATTTCCAATTAACTGATTTTGAATCATCAGAAATATTAAAAATTGGGGTAACTATCTGTGAGGATTTATGGAACGATCAAGAATTTTGGGGACAAAAATATTATGAACACAATCCCCTAGCAGATTTAATTGACTTTGGGGTTGATTTAATCGTTAATTTGTCCGCTTCTCCTTATACTGTAGGTAAGCAAAAAATACGAGAAAAAATGATTAAATATAGCAGTCAACGCTATCAAATTCCGATTGTTTATACTAATCAAATTGGAGGCAATGATGATCTCATTTTTGATGGTAATAGTTTCGTGGTTAATCGTCAGGGTAAAATTGCGTTAAGATTAAAAGGGTTTGAGGAAAATATTCAGGTAGTTGACTTTGATTTAAAAGCAAAAGATTTTTGTTCATCAAGTTTGAATGATCATACTACAATAGAAGAGGAAGAAATTTGGTTGGCTTTAGTTTTAGGATTAAAAGATTATGCTAAAAAATGCGGTTTCTCTAAAGCCGTTTTAGGGTTAAGTGGGGGAATTGATTCGTCTCTAGTTGCTGCCATTGCAACAGAAGCATTAGGAAAAGATAATGTTTTGGGATTATTAATGCCATCTCCTTTTAGTTCTGAACATTCTATTACGGATGCAGAAGCTTTGGTTAAAAATTTAGGAATTAATAGTTATAAATTCCCCATTGAAGATGTTATGAACTCCTACGATACTTTATTACACCCCTTATTTTTAGGGACAGAATTTGGTATCGCAGAAGAGAACCTGCAATCTCGTATTCGGGGTAATTTATTAATGGCGATCGCTAATAAATTTGGCTATCTCTTATTATCCACAGGGAATAAGTCAGAAATGGCTGTGGGATATTGTACCTTATACGGGGATATGAATGGGGGATTAGCGGTTATTTCAGATGTTCCTAAAACCCGTGTATTTTCGCTTTGTCAGTGGCTAAATCGTCACACAGAGGTGATTCCCCATAATGTTTTAATTAAACCCCCTAGTGCCGAATTAAAACCCAATCAAGTCGATCAAGATTCCTTACCTCCCTATGATATCTTAGATGAGATTTTAGATCGCTTAATTCATCGTCATCAATCAGTCAGTCAAATTCATGATGCAGGGTTTGATTTAGCCGTGATTAATAAGATTTTAAAATTAGTTATTCGTGCTGAATTTAAACGAAAACAAGCTCCCCCAGGATTAAAAGTTACTGATCGAGCCTTTGGAACGGGTTGGAGAATGCCTATTGCTAGTCGTTGGAAAATCGATTAA